A single genomic interval of bacterium harbors:
- a CDS encoding CoA-binding protein, which produces MKDILDLLREPQVTIAVVGANNNPNKYGNTIYRDLRRKGYTIFPVNPSATEVEGDKAYANLAALPVKPTIINFVVPPSVTLNILQECLELGHTNVWLQPGSENDEVLNFLETRRFNYLANACIMIESRVLH; this is translated from the coding sequence ATGAAAGATATCCTTGATCTGCTGCGCGAACCGCAGGTGACGATCGCCGTCGTGGGGGCCAATAATAATCCCAATAAATACGGCAATACGATTTATCGCGATCTTCGGCGTAAAGGGTATACGATTTTTCCTGTTAATCCCTCAGCCACCGAAGTCGAGGGGGATAAAGCCTATGCCAATCTCGCGGCATTACCCGTAAAACCGACGATCATCAATTTTGTCGTCCCTCCTTCGGTGACTTTAAATATCCTACAAGAGTGCCTGGAACTCGGACATACCAATGTATGGCTGCAACCCGGTTCGGAAAACGACGAAGTGCTGAACTTTCTTGAAACCCGGCGATTCAATTATTTAGCCAATGCGTGTATTATGATCGAGAGCCGCGTTCTGCATTGA